A section of the Ignavibacteriales bacterium genome encodes:
- a CDS encoding DUF2341 domain-containing protein, with the protein MKKFFLLSFLFLVISFQAKAQPFPYTLPITIMNSGSAGTNVQVLIRLNTATYIGATLMDADGDDIRFYDSPALTTLLDYYIEGYMNTDSTKLWIKLPSLPAGNTTIYCNFGNMSATPATTLSIFDGPHSAIDSISGGNTNTSSGIWNSSRGFRFSPNQDLLVTDFGKNEPTGTTRYLTMWDYNSQQIIKQIQVTGPASVWAYGLLNQAFWITSGTQYIMSLFQGSGDGYYWQASSQIGQHLTYFDMRYCNSCTENTFPTSTLAALQYGYPDFLYYTANTVSPAPTYTVGTLTGLSGNSNSVPERFALNQNYPNPFNPVTKIKYDIPVSTDVKLTVYDMLGREVSQLVNGYLEPGSYEAIWNGIEHSSGVYFYKIEAGSYVKEMKMILVK; encoded by the coding sequence ATGAAAAAATTTTTTCTTCTTTCGTTTTTATTTTTAGTGATCTCTTTTCAGGCTAAAGCTCAGCCCTTTCCTTACACTCTGCCAATAACTATAATGAACAGCGGAAGTGCGGGAACAAATGTTCAGGTATTGATCAGGTTAAACACAGCAACCTATATAGGTGCAACCCTTATGGATGCTGATGGGGACGATATTAGGTTTTACGACAGCCCGGCTCTGACCACATTGCTTGATTATTACATAGAGGGGTATATGAATACCGACTCAACAAAATTATGGATTAAGCTTCCATCTCTTCCTGCAGGCAATACGACGATTTATTGCAATTTCGGAAATATGTCTGCAACTCCCGCAACAACATTGTCGATTTTTGACGGACCACATTCGGCAATCGATAGTATTTCCGGGGGCAATACTAACACTTCGTCAGGAATATGGAACAGTTCCAGAGGCTTCCGCTTTTCGCCAAACCAGGATCTCCTTGTCACCGACTTTGGTAAAAATGAGCCTACAGGAACAACAAGGTACCTGACTATGTGGGATTACAATTCCCAACAAATTATAAAACAAATTCAGGTGACGGGTCCTGCTTCCGTTTGGGCATATGGATTACTCAACCAGGCATTCTGGATAACATCCGGTACACAATATATAATGTCACTTTTTCAGGGAAGTGGTGACGGTTACTATTGGCAAGCTTCATCTCAAATTGGACAACATTTAACTTATTTTGATATGAGGTATTGCAATTCTTGTACGGAAAATACCTTCCCTACTTCTACACTTGCCGCTTTGCAGTATGGATATCCGGACTTTTTGTACTATACTGCTAATACGGTCTCACCGGCGCCTACATATACAGTTGGTACACTAACTGGGTTATCGGGAAATAGCAATTCTGTCCCCGAGAGATTTGCCCTTAATCAAAACTATCCAAATCCGTTCAACCCAGTTACTAAGATTAAATATGACATACCGGTAAGTACAGATGTTAAGCTTACAGTATATGACATGCTTGGCAGAGAGGTATCGCAACTTGTAAATGGGTATCTGGAACCGGGCTCTTATGAAGCGATATGGAACGGCATCGAGCATTCCAGTGGTGTGTACTTCTACAAAATTGAAGCGGGGAGCTATGTTAAGGAAATGAAGATGATACTTGTAAAATAG
- a CDS encoding thermonuclease family protein has product MIKLIRKTGTFIFILILAFIFYFVFVKPRIGSIDNTNISGENTGAGYYVERVVDGDTFVLSDKSRVRLLGIDAPEVSESSKMERESERTGQDKETIRKLGESSARYLRELVEGKRVMLTKENDYEDKDQYGRLLRYAYLEDGTFVNGKMVEEGYAQVFRKYDLSRKSELLALEKDARENERGLWGTVEGTKQFR; this is encoded by the coding sequence ATGATCAAGCTTATCCGCAAGACCGGTACATTTATTTTCATTCTTATTCTGGCTTTTATATTTTACTTTGTTTTTGTCAAGCCGCGTATAGGAAGTATCGACAATACAAACATATCAGGTGAGAATACAGGCGCAGGGTATTATGTAGAGAGAGTAGTCGATGGAGATACATTTGTACTTTCTGATAAAAGTAGAGTAAGGTTACTCGGCATAGATGCCCCTGAGGTCAGTGAATCCAGCAAAATGGAGCGGGAATCCGAAAGAACGGGACAGGATAAAGAAACGATAAGAAAGCTTGGAGAATCTTCGGCACGGTATTTGAGGGAATTAGTAGAGGGAAAGAGAGTTATGCTTACAAAGGAAAATGATTACGAAGATAAAGATCAGTACGGACGTCTCTTACGGTATGCTTACCTTGAAGACGGTACATTTGTAAACGGTAAAATGGTCGAGGAAGGTTATGCACAGGTATTCAGGAAATATGATCTCAGCAGAAAGAGCGAATTACTTGCATTGGAGAAAGATGCCCGTGAAAATGAGAGAGGACTGTGGGGAACGGTCGAGGGCACAAAACAGTTCAGATAA
- the guaB gene encoding IMP dehydrogenase, translated as MAKSKKILDTAITFDDVLLVPQKSTVLPREVDLTTRLTKEITLNIPIISSAMDTVTESEMAIAIAREGGIGIIHKNMPIDVQAGQVDKVKRSESGMIRNPVTLLADKTIGDALIVMEEFKISGIPIVNGDNKLIGILTNRDLRFEPNPDIPVEEIMTKENLITAPVGTDLDKAEKILQNYKIEKLPVVDKKGILRGLITFKDIQKRKKFPNACKDEYGRLRVGAAVGVTRDTIERVQALKEAGVDVIAIDTAHGHSAGVLDMVKAIKKKTGVELIAGNVATAAATLDLIKAGADCVKIGIGAGSICTTRVIAGVGVPQMTAIIECASEAMKHNIPVIADGGLKQTGDVPKAIAGGADTVMIGGMFAGVDESPGEKVLYEGRSYKMYRGMGSISAMREGSKDRYFQDVEDDIKKLVPEGIEGIVPAKGPLSETIYQLVGGLRAAMGYCGAKNIKTMKTNTSFVQITNAGLKESHPHDVKITKEAPNYSPK; from the coding sequence ATGGCGAAATCAAAGAAAATTCTCGATACAGCGATAACATTTGATGACGTCCTCCTTGTGCCTCAGAAATCCACAGTTCTTCCCCGCGAAGTTGATCTAACAACACGTCTTACAAAGGAAATCACGCTTAATATCCCGATAATATCATCTGCAATGGATACCGTTACGGAATCCGAGATGGCTATTGCTATTGCGCGAGAGGGGGGAATTGGTATTATTCATAAGAATATGCCGATTGATGTGCAGGCTGGTCAGGTTGACAAGGTAAAGCGAAGTGAGAGCGGAATGATAAGAAACCCCGTTACACTTCTGGCAGATAAAACGATCGGTGATGCATTGATTGTAATGGAAGAGTTTAAGATATCCGGTATCCCTATTGTGAATGGTGACAATAAACTTATCGGTATTCTAACAAACCGTGATCTGCGTTTCGAACCTAATCCTGACATTCCGGTCGAAGAGATAATGACAAAAGAAAATCTCATCACGGCACCGGTAGGAACCGATCTGGACAAAGCAGAGAAGATCCTTCAGAATTACAAAATAGAGAAGCTACCTGTAGTCGATAAGAAAGGAATATTAAGGGGACTTATTACATTTAAGGATATACAGAAGAGGAAGAAATTCCCGAACGCATGTAAAGATGAATACGGCAGGCTGAGAGTAGGCGCAGCGGTCGGTGTAACCCGCGACACGATAGAGAGAGTCCAGGCGTTAAAAGAGGCAGGTGTAGACGTTATAGCAATAGATACGGCACATGGTCATTCGGCAGGTGTGCTGGATATGGTAAAGGCGATAAAGAAAAAGACAGGTGTAGAGCTTATTGCAGGGAATGTCGCTACGGCGGCGGCTACACTCGATCTTATAAAGGCAGGAGCTGATTGTGTAAAGATAGGTATTGGCGCCGGATCGATCTGTACAACACGGGTAATAGCTGGTGTCGGTGTTCCTCAGATGACAGCAATAATAGAATGTGCAAGCGAAGCAATGAAGCATAATATACCCGTAATAGCAGACGGCGGTTTAAAGCAGACGGGCGACGTACCGAAGGCGATCGCGGGTGGAGCGGATACGGTCATGATAGGCGGAATGTTTGCCGGTGTTGACGAATCACCCGGCGAGAAAGTTTTATATGAAGGCAGGAGCTATAAAATGTACCGCGGAATGGGTTCCATCTCTGCAATGAGAGAGGGAAGCAAGGACAGGTACTTCCAGGATGTAGAAGATGATATAAAAAAACTCGTGCCGGAAGGTATAGAAGGGATCGTCCCGGCAAAAGGTCCTCTAAGCGAAACAATATACCAGCTTGTTGGCGGTCTCCGCGCTGCAATGGGTTACTGCGGAGCAAAGAATATCAAGACAATGAAAACTAATACCTCATTCGTACAAATAACGAACGCAGGTCTCAAGGAATCACATCCACACGACGTAAAGATTACAAAAGAAGCCCCGAACTACTCGCCGAAGTAA
- a CDS encoding DinB family protein, giving the protein MYRKVQDFLDNWAYESSATAKVLGNLTDESLGQKVTDDGRSLGFLAWHTVVTIPDMMGRTGLKIDGPAFEDPMPSTAAEIKQAYEKAAASLADQISKEWNDDSLNTEDDMYGENWKKGQSLHNFLTHEIHHRAQMTVLMRQAGLKVPGVYGPSKEEWANYGMEPMP; this is encoded by the coding sequence ATGTACAGAAAAGTTCAAGATTTTCTCGACAACTGGGCTTATGAAAGCTCGGCAACAGCAAAAGTATTGGGAAATTTAACCGATGAGTCTCTCGGACAAAAAGTTACCGATGATGGCAGGTCACTGGGATTCCTTGCGTGGCACACAGTAGTCACCATTCCTGATATGATGGGAAGGACAGGCTTAAAGATCGATGGTCCCGCATTCGAAGACCCTATGCCGTCGACTGCTGCAGAAATTAAGCAGGCTTATGAAAAAGCTGCCGCCTCACTTGCTGATCAGATCAGTAAGGAGTGGAATGATGATTCGTTAAATACTGAGGACGATATGTATGGTGAGAACTGGAAAAAGGGACAATCACTTCATAATTTTCTTACACATGAGATACACCACCGTGCGCAAATGACTGTGCTTATGAGGCAGGCGGGCTTAAAAGTGCCGGGTGTTTATGGTCCGTCAAAAGAAGAATGGGCTAACTATGGTATGGAACCTATGCCATAG
- a CDS encoding Bax inhibitor-1/YccA family protein translates to MDQEFVARYSGTPEQAAEISRSFLLKVYNWMAMGLAITGLVAFAVSRFVSVYVMQKYIFVFYGLLVFELILVWGLTWAIDKIPPFLGLLAFLFYAFLNGLTLSVIFYVYTSATLFMTFFVTAGTFIGMSVFGYITKIDLTKFGAFLYMGLFGLIIGTFANIFWANSTFYWLVTYAGVIIFVGLTAYDTQRIKKQAMETDGSDDAGKRASIMGALALYLDFINLFLFLLRIFGRRS, encoded by the coding sequence ATGGATCAGGAATTTGTAGCCAGGTATTCGGGAACGCCTGAGCAAGCGGCGGAAATATCCCGCTCATTCCTTTTAAAGGTATATAACTGGATGGCAATGGGGCTGGCGATCACAGGTCTGGTTGCTTTTGCAGTATCCAGATTCGTAAGCGTCTATGTCATGCAGAAGTATATCTTCGTCTTTTACGGACTGCTGGTATTTGAATTAATTCTAGTTTGGGGGTTAACATGGGCTATTGACAAAATACCTCCTTTTCTTGGATTGTTGGCATTTTTGTTCTATGCTTTCCTAAATGGGTTAACTTTGTCGGTAATTTTTTATGTTTACACTTCTGCTACTTTGTTCATGACTTTTTTTGTAACAGCAGGGACATTTATTGGGATGAGTGTATTCGGGTATATTACAAAGATAGACCTCACAAAGTTTGGCGCATTTCTTTATATGGGGCTTTTTGGATTAATAATTGGCACGTTTGCTAATATTTTTTGGGCAAATTCAACATTTTATTGGTTAGTTACTTATGCAGGGGTAATTATTTTTGTCGGATTGACCGCATATGATACGCAGAGAATTAAAAAGCAGGCTATGGAAACAGACGGTTCAGATGATGCAGGAAAAAGAGCATCTATAATGGGAGCATTAGCTCTTTATCTTGATTTCATAAACTTGTTCTTATTCTTATTAAGAATTTTCGGAAGAAGAAGTTAA
- a CDS encoding peptidoglycan endopeptidase, which translates to MFRAKFTLLLILFLFISIRSYSQDVIKYVVAVLPTPVLNTSDFSSVFGGESGIEVKRDDQGLIRELEFVALPNTLFKVYEVIQMGDHDIFRITTEDYPYNSSDLYIDSRFVKNGGGMTLDRDHTMPSKTEILSRLNELNGYQYMWGGNYAEGIAQLMEYYTPSSEVDEGLKKQWCLEGVDCSGLIYQATDGNTPRNTSSLVYYGEAVDIQGKTPEEIAGLIEPLDFIVWKGHLIIALNDSTTIESSNPDGVHKMPLIERLYSVMESRIPVNDYDTDMDGLKFVVRRWIQ; encoded by the coding sequence ATGTTTAGAGCAAAGTTTACACTATTACTAATCCTTTTCTTATTTATTTCTATCAGATCGTATTCACAGGATGTAATTAAGTATGTTGTAGCGGTTTTACCTACACCTGTCTTGAATACTTCCGATTTTTCATCTGTATTTGGAGGAGAATCCGGAATAGAAGTAAAGCGTGATGACCAGGGATTAATACGTGAATTGGAGTTCGTAGCTCTTCCCAATACGTTGTTCAAAGTTTATGAAGTAATACAAATGGGCGACCATGATATATTCCGAATAACAACCGAAGATTATCCATACAATTCTTCTGACCTGTATATAGACAGCCGTTTCGTAAAAAATGGCGGCGGAATGACGCTCGACCGCGACCACACTATGCCGTCGAAAACAGAGATTCTCTCCCGTCTTAATGAACTAAATGGTTACCAGTACATGTGGGGGGGAAACTACGCTGAGGGTATTGCACAATTAATGGAATATTATACGCCGTCGTCTGAAGTTGATGAAGGATTAAAAAAACAGTGGTGTCTGGAAGGAGTCGATTGCTCCGGGCTCATATATCAGGCAACCGACGGAAATACTCCTCGCAATACCTCGTCGCTCGTTTACTATGGTGAAGCCGTGGATATACAGGGAAAAACTCCTGAGGAGATCGCGGGTTTAATCGAGCCTCTCGATTTTATTGTATGGAAGGGGCATCTTATAATCGCTCTTAATGACAGCACTACCATCGAAAGTTCTAATCCTGACGGCGTTCACAAGATGCCCCTTATTGAAAGACTTTACTCTGTTATGGAATCCCGCATACCGGTAAATGATTACGATACCGATATGGACGGACTAAAATTCGTCGTCCGCCGCTGGATACAATAA
- a CDS encoding tetratricopeptide repeat protein has protein sequence MSKLKPVHCYLIIIGAGIVLFFNTLQNQFVFDDESVVQGNESIQSLSSIPKYFTADEGFHKVIGKYYRPIVSSTYAIDYALWKLDPYGFHITNVIIHIIACLFLFALLYEIFKESKYGLIASLAGTLIFLAHPIHTEAVSWVSGRTDSMVTVFFFASFLYYVKYVKSREDKKSKDDPGRMLMWSLIFYSVGLLCKEMIVTMPVVIILFDLLYRGKSFDYLKNNRKAYSWFIGITVVYLLIRYLLLKDIPDRESYLYFYGKDTVTAIATMLKTLPVYLKLLFFPVGLLYHYNGHLSDAGSFFEGGVLLSILLIIGLIALAVVTYKKKEGQITFCIAFFFLTLLPVMNIIPTMSLMAERFLYMTSFALSLLIAYLIVKYITAKNMNAVLGMSLAVIIIFSVLTFERNKDWKDNDTLYATADGVDGTVLLVNSGNMYANRKQYEEAAKRFRRAIEIRENSILAHHNLGLVYFLTGQLDSAEKEISRGIELDPLAPDGYFQLANLYRMKGELPKAIEKLEKLQEVSPNYRDSKKMLDELKMLTLGDDDPSMKTQPQFGDDPQTMALEQRSFEEYNAQNYEESIRILEKLVVLAPGKKSGYLNNIGVCYEEMGDNDKAMLFYKKAITADENNLNAYGGMASIYLKQGNRSEAIKYYEKILEKKPDDQVVINKLDSLRALK, from the coding sequence ATGAGTAAGCTGAAACCGGTTCACTGTTATCTGATAATTATCGGAGCCGGGATAGTGCTGTTTTTTAATACTCTGCAAAATCAATTCGTATTCGATGACGAGAGTGTAGTGCAGGGGAATGAGTCTATTCAGAGTCTCTCCAGCATACCCAAATATTTTACTGCCGACGAAGGCTTCCATAAAGTAATAGGGAAGTATTACCGTCCAATTGTTTCATCTACTTATGCAATAGATTATGCACTGTGGAAGCTAGATCCGTACGGATTTCATATTACCAATGTCATTATACATATAATTGCGTGTTTGTTTCTATTTGCATTACTTTATGAAATATTTAAAGAGAGTAAATACGGATTAATTGCGTCACTCGCCGGTACGTTGATATTTTTGGCGCATCCGATACATACTGAAGCGGTGAGCTGGGTGAGCGGAAGAACTGATTCAATGGTGACCGTTTTTTTCTTTGCGTCGTTCTTGTATTATGTTAAGTATGTCAAATCCAGAGAGGATAAAAAGTCAAAGGACGATCCGGGCAGGATGCTCATGTGGTCGCTTATATTTTATTCGGTAGGACTACTATGTAAAGAAATGATAGTTACAATGCCTGTAGTAATAATATTGTTTGATCTTTTGTATAGAGGAAAGAGTTTCGATTATTTAAAGAATAATCGTAAAGCGTATTCCTGGTTCATTGGCATTACTGTGGTTTATCTACTTATACGTTATCTTCTTCTAAAGGACATACCAGATAGGGAATCGTATCTGTATTTTTATGGAAAAGACACTGTGACGGCAATCGCAACAATGTTGAAAACATTACCGGTTTATTTAAAACTATTGTTCTTTCCTGTAGGACTTTTATATCATTATAATGGACACCTGAGTGACGCGGGATCATTTTTCGAGGGTGGTGTTTTGCTCTCGATCCTGCTTATTATAGGACTGATTGCATTAGCAGTAGTTACTTATAAAAAGAAGGAAGGACAAATAACTTTTTGTATAGCTTTCTTCTTCCTTACGCTTCTTCCGGTTATGAACATAATCCCTACTATGAGTCTGATGGCGGAGAGATTTCTTTATATGACTTCATTTGCATTATCGCTTTTGATAGCGTATCTCATTGTAAAGTATATCACCGCAAAGAATATGAATGCAGTACTGGGTATGTCGCTTGCTGTAATAATTATCTTTTCAGTACTTACCTTTGAGAGAAATAAGGACTGGAAAGATAATGATACGCTTTACGCTACAGCTGACGGAGTCGATGGAACTGTACTTCTCGTAAATTCCGGCAATATGTACGCAAACAGAAAACAATATGAAGAAGCGGCGAAAAGATTCCGAAGGGCAATTGAGATCCGTGAGAACTCCATACTTGCTCATCACAACTTAGGTCTTGTTTATTTCTTAACCGGACAGCTGGACTCGGCAGAAAAGGAGATCTCAAGAGGAATAGAACTCGATCCGCTTGCGCCGGACGGTTACTTCCAGCTAGCAAATCTATATAGAATGAAGGGTGAGCTTCCGAAAGCAATCGAGAAACTGGAAAAACTCCAGGAGGTATCTCCGAATTATCGTGATTCAAAGAAAATGCTGGATGAACTGAAGATGCTTACATTGGGAGACGATGATCCTTCAATGAAGACGCAGCCACAGTTTGGAGACGACCCGCAGACGATGGCGCTCGAGCAGAGATCCTTTGAAGAGTATAATGCACAGAATTACGAGGAGTCAATAAGGATACTTGAAAAACTGGTAGTACTTGCCCCAGGAAAAAAATCCGGATATCTGAATAATATAGGGGTATGTTATGAAGAAATGGGCGACAATGACAAGGCAATGCTATTCTATAAAAAAGCAATTACAGCAGATGAAAACAATCTCAATGCATATGGCGGAATGGCAAGTATATATTTGAAGCAGGGTAACCGTTCCGAAGCAATCAAATATTACGAAAAAATACTCGAAAAGAAGCCTGATGACCAGGTTGTCATCAATAAATTGGATTCACTTAGGGCACTAAAATAA
- a CDS encoding antibiotic biosynthesis monooxygenase: MESLTPQTDSNIVETEKSNGNFVAINYITCDDSYRDRFEELFKSRKHAIDRMPGFKEMEVLKPKDGNVYLIMSHWENEESFKNWTGSEEFLEGHKRGFEDIKKYKERGEEPPLKSDFKTYEIFAR, from the coding sequence ATGGAATCTTTAACACCACAAACCGATTCAAACATAGTGGAAACCGAAAAATCTAACGGCAATTTTGTAGCTATCAACTATATTACATGTGATGACAGTTATAGAGACAGATTCGAAGAATTATTTAAGAGCAGAAAACATGCAATAGACAGAATGCCAGGGTTTAAGGAAATGGAAGTATTAAAACCCAAAGATGGTAATGTATATCTCATCATGAGCCACTGGGAAAACGAGGAGTCATTTAAGAACTGGACAGGATCCGAAGAATTTCTTGAAGGGCATAAAAGAGGCTTTGAGGATATAAAGAAGTACAAAGAGAGAGGGGAAGAACCTCCATTGAAATCGGATTTTAAAACCTATGAAATATTTGCCAGGTAA
- a CDS encoding PD40 domain-containing protein, with amino-acid sequence MKNDDPDSTKDALVYPGEVHLKNIKQLTFDGENAEAYFSLDGTKLSFQRTPRGGTCDQIYGMDLDGKIGSLVSTGKGKTTCAYYLPNGKEILFASTHLAGDDCPPKPDFSQGYVWAINDTYDIFIANEDGSNLRQLTDSKGYDAEATVSLTGDKIVFTSTRNGDLDIYSMNIDGSDVKQLTDELGYDGGPFFSADGSKIIYRRTKFDNEEQKEDYKRLLNQGLIRPGKLEIWVMDADGSNKRQVTNNGAANFAPYFFPNGERILFCSNLSDPNGRNFDVFAINLDGTDLERITYSEEFDGFPIFSPDGKKLVFCSNRNNEVQGETNVFICDWVD; translated from the coding sequence ATGAAGAATGACGACCCCGACTCGACAAAGGATGCATTGGTATATCCGGGTGAAGTTCATCTTAAAAACATCAAGCAGTTGACATTCGACGGTGAGAACGCGGAAGCATATTTTTCACTTGATGGGACAAAATTATCATTTCAAAGAACACCGAGAGGTGGTACGTGTGATCAGATATATGGAATGGATCTCGATGGAAAGATAGGTTCGCTTGTGAGCACAGGTAAGGGAAAGACAACCTGCGCGTATTATCTTCCAAATGGGAAAGAAATTCTTTTTGCATCAACTCACTTAGCCGGTGATGATTGTCCACCAAAGCCGGATTTTTCCCAAGGATATGTGTGGGCTATTAATGATACTTATGATATCTTTATTGCAAATGAGGACGGCTCGAACTTAAGGCAGCTTACCGATTCAAAAGGGTATGACGCCGAAGCTACCGTTTCCCTTACAGGTGATAAGATAGTATTTACTTCAACTCGTAACGGCGACCTGGATATTTATTCGATGAATATAGATGGATCCGATGTAAAGCAATTGACTGACGAGCTTGGTTATGATGGAGGGCCATTCTTTTCTGCTGACGGCTCAAAGATAATTTATAGAAGAACGAAGTTTGATAATGAAGAACAGAAGGAAGATTATAAGAGATTATTGAACCAGGGTCTAATAAGACCCGGCAAGCTGGAGATCTGGGTCATGGATGCCGATGGAAGCAACAAACGACAGGTCACTAACAATGGTGCAGCAAATTTTGCTCCATATTTTTTTCCTAACGGCGAGAGAATATTATTTTGTTCGAATCTTTCGGATCCAAATGGCAGGAATTTTGATGTTTTCGCAATAAATTTAGACGGAACCGACCTGGAAAGGATAACATATTCGGAAGAGTTCGATGGTTTTCCGATTTTTTCACCCGACGGTAAGAAACTGGTATTCTGCTCGAACAGAAATAACGAAGTACAAGGAGAAACAAACGTATTCATCTGCGATTGGGTAGATTAA
- a CDS encoding MFS transporter, translating to MPLRKLILLSTLYISQFLPLGFFTEAFPVYLREVGYSLELIGAIHLVLLPWMFKFLWAPFVDRFGNTRIGHYRLWILLMQMLVAVCLVVISFLDIQTGLKLIIFFVVCLSIFAATQDIATDALAVGMLTRKEQGIGNGIQNASHFLGSMLGGGLMLIIIEKSGWENSLWIMAVLVLLPLIPVLLHKENNAPPEKKASIRSNLDFFLRPGNASWLYILIIVPFGATMVDFIFKPFLVDKGFSLEEIGYVRGIIGLSSGFIGAIAGGLLVKSVGRKKIVVNFAFFVALSSLAYLVPLYIEATLWTIIIVSVITKFFVGMFTTSMFTLIMERSKPGTAGTDFTVQIAVLTLSSHGLAAPLGGFIGSFVGYAPVFIAGVLLAFLSVVVLRAGLKE from the coding sequence ATGCCCTTAAGAAAGCTAATCCTTTTAAGTACATTATACATTTCTCAATTTCTGCCCCTGGGGTTTTTCACAGAGGCTTTTCCCGTATATTTAAGAGAAGTTGGATATTCGCTGGAGCTGATCGGTGCAATACATCTGGTGTTATTGCCATGGATGTTCAAATTTCTGTGGGCACCTTTTGTCGACAGATTTGGAAATACCCGCATAGGTCATTACAGGCTCTGGATACTTTTGATGCAGATGCTAGTAGCGGTATGCCTGGTAGTGATATCATTCCTGGACATACAGACCGGGCTTAAGCTGATAATATTTTTTGTTGTTTGTCTTTCTATATTTGCTGCGACGCAGGATATAGCAACGGATGCTCTTGCGGTAGGAATGCTGACAAGGAAAGAGCAGGGGATAGGCAATGGAATACAAAACGCGAGCCACTTCCTGGGATCGATGCTTGGCGGCGGGTTGATGCTGATAATAATAGAGAAGTCGGGATGGGAAAATTCACTGTGGATAATGGCAGTGCTGGTGCTCCTTCCTTTGATACCGGTTTTACTTCATAAAGAAAATAATGCTCCTCCCGAAAAGAAAGCCTCTATCAGATCAAATCTTGATTTTTTCCTTAGACCCGGAAATGCTAGCTGGCTTTATATACTGATCATTGTGCCGTTCGGTGCCACGATGGTAGATTTTATTTTTAAGCCCTTCTTGGTCGATAAAGGATTTTCATTGGAAGAGATAGGATATGTGAGAGGTATTATAGGCTTATCGTCGGGATTTATCGGGGCAATAGCCGGGGGCTTGCTCGTTAAGTCAGTTGGAAGAAAGAAGATCGTTGTAAATTTTGCATTTTTTGTTGCGTTATCTAGCCTGGCTTACCTTGTTCCGCTTTATATAGAAGCAACTCTCTGGACCATTATAATCGTAAGTGTGATTACGAAATTTTTTGTTGGGATGTTTACCACTTCAATGTTCACGCTGATAATGGAAAGGAGTAAGCCAGGTACAGCGGGGACTGATTTCACTGTACAGATAGCGGTACTTACACTTAGCTCACACGGACTTGCAGCTCCTTTGGGCGGATTTATAGGAAGCTTTGTCGGTTACGCGCCGGTATTTATCGCCGGTGTTTTGCTTGCTTTCTTAAGTGTAGTTGTACTGAGAGCGGGATTAAAAGAGTAG